The following are encoded together in the Lathyrus oleraceus cultivar Zhongwan6 chromosome 3, CAAS_Psat_ZW6_1.0, whole genome shotgun sequence genome:
- the LOC127130380 gene encoding uncharacterized protein LOC127130380, with protein MDAHVDGASNAHGHGIGAVITSPTGFHLPFTAKLYFDCTNNMAEYEACIYSLEAALDLRIKILEVYDDSSLVISQVKGDWETRGSKLIPYKEHIRKLVPYFDEISFHHIPREENQLADALATLASIFKVKWKNESPAIHIDHLDEPAHCLAIEVDPDDKPWL; from the coding sequence ATGGATGCTCATGTTGATGGTGCTTCCAATGCTCATGGTCATGGCATAGGCGCAGTTATCACTTCTCCAACCGGTTTCCACCTTCCATTCACCGCCAAATTATATTTTgactgcaccaacaatatggcagaatatgaagcatgtatctatAGTTTGGAGGCGGCCCTCGACTTAAGGATCAAGATTCTTGAGGTGTACGATGATTCATCTCTGGTAATAAGTCAGGTAAAAGGTGATTGGGAGACTCGGGGTAGCAAGTTGATACCTTATAAAGAGCATATCAGAAAACTGGTACCCTACTTTGATGAAATCTCTTTTCATCACATTCCCAGGGAAGAAAATCAGTTAGCAGATGCTCTAGCCACGTTAGCATCTATAttcaaagtcaaatggaagaatgaatCACCAGCTATACATATTGACCACTTAGATGAACCCGCACATTGTTTAGCAATCGAGGTCGATCCTGATGATAAGCCCTggttgtag